In one Salvelinus fontinalis isolate EN_2023a unplaced genomic scaffold, ASM2944872v1 scaffold_0558, whole genome shotgun sequence genomic region, the following are encoded:
- the LOC129846465 gene encoding zinc finger protein 658B-like yields the protein QLTGSSDVYTGYHVETFSTSRVQQQEDQRAKRSHHCPHCEEIFPFLSKLKIHLKIHTGEKPYSCPDCGTSFSKLSNLKSHERIHTGEKPYFCSDCVKCFKTSTQLKVHQRTHTGEKPYSCSDCGKCFTTSTDLKVHQRTHTGEKPYSCPDCGTRFSKLSNLKSHERMHTEEKPYFCSDCVKYFKTSTQLKVHQRTHTGEKPYSCPDCGTRFSTLSNLKSHERIHTGEKPYFCSDCVKCFKTSTQLKVHQRTHTGEKPYSCSDCGKCFTSSTDVKVHQRTHTGEKPYSCPDCGTRFSQLSNLKSHERIHTGEKPYVCSECGKCFKTSNELKVHQRTHTGEKPYSCPDCGTRFSKLSNLKSHERIHTGEKPYFCSECGTRFSKLSNLKSHERIHTGEKPYFCSECGKCFKTSNELKVHQRTHTGEKPYSCPDCGTRFSTLSNLKSHERIHTGEKPYFCSDCVKYFKTSTQLKVHQRTHTG from the coding sequence caactgactggttcttctgatgtTTACACAGGATaccatgttgagacattctctacatccagagTGCAACAGCAGGAAGATCAGAGAGCGAAGAGGTCTCATCACTGCCCACATTGTGAAGAGATTTTCCCATttctatcaaagctaaaaatacacctaaaaatacacacaggagagaagccttactcctgccctgactgtggaactagtttctctAAACTTTCCAacttaaaatcacatgaacgtatacacacaggagagaagccttacttctgctctgactgtgtaaaatgcttcaaaacatcaactcagctaaaagttcatcagagaacacacacaggagagaagccttactcctgctctgactgtggaaaatgcttcacaacGTCAACTgatctaaaagttcatcagagaacacacacaggagagaagccttattcctgccctgactgtggaactagGTTCTCTAAACTTTCCAacttaaaatcacatgaacgtatGCACACAgaagagaagccttacttctgctctgactgtgtaaaatatttcaaaacatcaactcagctaaaagttcatcagagaacacacacaggagagaagccttattcttgccctgactgtggaactagGTTCTCTACACTTTCCAacttaaaatcacatgaacgtatacacacaggagagaagccttacttctgctctgactgtgtaaaatgcttcaaaacatcaactcagctaaaagttcatcagagaacacacacaggagagaagccttactcctgctctgactgtggaaaatgcttcacaTCGTCAACTGAtgtaaaagttcatcagagaacacacacaggagagaagccttattcctgccctgactgtggaactagGTTCTCTCAACTTTCCAacttaaaatcacatgaacgtatacacacaggagagaagccttacgtctgctctgaatgtggaaaatgttttaaaacatcaaatgagctaaaagttcatcagagaacacacacaggagagaagccttattcctgccctgactgtggaactagGTTCTCTAAACTTTCCAacttaaaatcacatgaacgtatacacacaggagagaagccttacttctgctctgaatGTGGAACTAGGTTCTCTAAACTTTCCAacttaaaatcacatgaacgtatacacacaggagagaagccttacttctgctctgaatgtggaaaatgcttcaaaacatcaaatgagctaaaagttcatcagagaacacacacaggagagaagccttattcctgccctgactgtggaactagGTTCTCTACACTTTCCAacttaaaatcacatgaacgtatacacacaggagagaagccttacttctgctctgactgtgtaaaatatttcaaaacatcaactcagctaaaagttcatcagagaacacacacaggatag